A window from Vulpes lagopus strain Blue_001 chromosome 23, ASM1834538v1, whole genome shotgun sequence encodes these proteins:
- the SLC6A15 gene encoding sodium-dependent neutral amino acid transporter B(0)AT2, protein MPKNSKVVKRELDDEVIESVKDLLSNEDSADDAFKKSELIVDVQEEKDIDVEEESEVEDERPAWNSKLQYLLAQIGYSVGLGNVWRFPYLCQKNGGGAYLLPYLILLLVIGIPLFFLELAVGQRIRRGSIGVWNYISPKLGGIGFASCVVCFFVGLYYNVIIGWSLFYFSQSFQQPLPWDQCPLVKNASHTFVEPECEKSSATTYYWYRETLNISSSISESGGLNWKMTVCLLAAWAVVCLAMIKGIQSSGKVMYFSSLFPYVVLICFLVRVFFLNGSIDGIRHMFTPKLEMMLEPRVWREAATQVFFALGLGFGGVIAFSSYNKRDNNCHFDAVLVSFVNFFTSVLATLVVFAVLGFKANVINEKCITENSKIIIKLLKMGNISQDIIPRHINLSAVTAEDYRLVYDIIQKVKEEEFPALHLNSCKIEDELNKAVQGTGLAFIAFTEAMTHFPASPFWSVMFFFMLVNLGLGSMFGTIEGIITPFVDTFKARKEILTVACCLLAFCIGLIFVQRSGNYFVTMFDDYSATLPLLIIVILENIAVSCVYGIDKFMEDLKDMMGFAPNRYYYYMWKYISPLMLLSLLTASIVNMGLSPPGYNAWIEEKASEEFLSYPTWGLVVCISLMVLAVLPIPAVFIIRRCNVIDNSSGNLASVTYKRGRVLKEPVNLEGDDASLIHGKISSEMSSPSFGKNIYRKQSGSPTLDTAPNGRYGIGYLMADMPDMPESDL, encoded by the exons ATGCCGAAGAATAGCAAGGTGGTAAAAAGAGAATTAGATGATGAAGTTATTGAGTCTGTCAAAGACCTTCTTTCCAATGAAGACTCAGCTGATGATGCTTTTAAGAAGAGTGAACTGATTGTTGATGTTCAGGAAGAGAAAGATATCGATGTTGAAGAAGAATCCGAAGTCGAAGATGAAAGACCAGCTTGGAATAGCAAGCTACAATACCTCTTGGCCCAAATTGGATATTCTGTAGGTTTAGGAAATGTGTGGCGATTCCCATACCTATGTCAGAAGAATGGAGGTG GTGCATATCTTTTGCCATATTTAATACTGCTTCTGGTAATAGGTATTCCCCTTTTTTTCCTGGAACTTGCTGTGGGTCAGAGAATCCGGCGAGGAAGCATTGGTGTATGGAATTACATAAGCCCTAAACTGGGTGGCATTGGATTTGCAAGTTGTGTA GTGTGCTTTTTTGTGGGTCTCTACTACAATGTCATCATTGGCTGgagtttgttctatttttctcaatcttttcAGCAGCCTCTACCTTGGGATCAATGTCCTTTGGTGAAAAATGCTTCACACACTT TTGTAGAGCCAGAATGTGAAAAAAGTTCTGCCACCACCTATTACTGGTACAGAGAAACCCTGAATATTTCCAGTTCCATTTCTGAAAGTGGGGGCTTAAACTGGAAGATGACCGTCTGCTTGCTGGCTGCCTGGGCTGTGGTTTGCTTGGCTATGATCAAAGGCATTCAATCTTCTGGAAAA gtcATGTATTTTAGTTCTCTTTTCCCATATGTCGTACTTATATGCTTCCTAGTCAGAGTGTTCTTTTTAAATGGTTCAATTGATGGCATCCGCCACATGTTTACCCCTAAG CTTGAAATGATGCTGGAGCCCAGGGTCTGGAGAGAAGCTGCTACTCAGGTGTTCTTTGCCTTAGGTCTGGGATTTGGTGGTGTCATCGCCTTTTCAAGTTACAACAAAAGAGACAACAACTGCCACTTTGATGCTGTCCTGGTGTCCTTCGTTAATTTTTTTACATCTGTCCTGGCAACACTGGTGGTGTTTGCAGTTCTGGGCTTCAAAGCAAATGTTATAAATGAGAAATGCATAACAGA AAACTCGAAAATTAtcataaaacttttgaaaatggGCAACATTAGTCAGGATATTATTCCTCGTCATATCAACCTTTCAGCTGTTACTGCAGAAGATTATCGTTTAGTTTATGATATCATtcagaaagtgaaagaagaagAATTTCCTGCTCTTCATCTCAATTCCTGTAAAATTGAAGATGAACTAAATAAA GCAGTTCAGGGAACTGGCTTAGCTTTCATTGCCTTTACAGAAGCAATGACACATTTCCCTGCATCCCCCTTCTGGTCAGTGATGTTCTTCTTCATGCTGGTAAACCTAGGGCTTGGCAGCATGTTTGGGACCATTGAAGGGATCATCACACCCTTTGTGGACACTTTCAAAGCGAGGAAAGAAATTCTTACTG TTGCCTGTTGTCTTCTGGCATTTTGTATTGGCCTGATATTTGTGCAACGCTCTGGAAATTACTTCGTTACAATGTTTGATGATTATTCTGCTACGCTGCCTCTGCTAATTATAGTTATTTTGGAGAATATTGCTGTATCCTGTGTTTATGGCATAGATAA gttTATGGAAGACCTGAAAGACATGATGGGCTTTGCTCCCAACAGATATTACTACTATATGTGGAAATACATTTCTCCCCTGATGCTATTGTCACTGCTAACGGCGAGCATTGTGAATATGGGCTTAAGTCCCCCTGGCTATAATGCATGGATTGAAGAGAAG GCATCTGAAGAATTTCTAAGCTATCCAACATGGGGACTGGTTGTCTGTATCTCGCTGATGGTCCTGGCAGTACTGCCCATCCCAGCTGTCTTTATCATTCGTCGCTGCAACGTGATAGACAATAGTTCTGGTAATTTAGCATCTGTGACCTATAAGAGAGGAAGGGTTCTGAAAGAGCCTGTAAACTTAGAGGGAGATGACGCAAGCCTCATTCATGGAAAGATATCCAGCGAGATGTCATCTCCAAGttttggtaaaaatatttatCGAAAACAGAGTGGATCACCAACTCTGGACACTGCTCCCAATGGACGATATGGAATCGGGTACTTGATGGCAGACATGCCAGATATGCCAGAATCTGACTTGTAG